The Streptomyces noursei ATCC 11455 sequence CGCGGGGAAGACCGGCGGCGCCAAGGCCAACACCGGCACGGCGCGCACCGGTTCGTCCACCGCGGCGAAGACCCCGGCCGACCGCGGCTCCACCAGGAAGACCGCGGCCGAGAAGCAGCCGCGGGCGAAGCGGACGACGAAGCCCACGGCGTCCTAGGGTCTGTCCACCGCGGGCCCGAACGGCCGGATCCGCCGTTCCTCTAGAGTCACGGCATGGCTTCTGACGAGGGGACGACCACCGCCCGGGTCGACAGTTGGATCTGGTCGGTACGGCTCACCAAGACGCGCTCGGCGGCCGCGGCGGCCTGCCGGGCCGGGCACGTGCGCGTCAACGGCGAGCGGGTCAAGCCCGCCCACGGCGTGCGGCCCGGCGACGAGGTGCGACTGCGGCAGGCCGGCCGGGAGCGCATCGTGGTGGTGACCCGGCTGGTGCGCAAGCGGGTGGGGGCCCCGGTCGCGGTCGAGTGCTACGTCGACAACAGCCCGCCGGCGCCGCCGCGGGAGGGGATCGCGGTCATCGCCGTGCGGGACCGCGGCGCGGGCCGGCCCACCAAGCGCGACCGCCGCGAACTGGACCAGCTGCGCGGCCGGCTCGGCACCGGCCCGGACCCCGACGACCATCCGTAGCAGCGGGCCCTACGGCATGTCGGGCAGCGCGTCCACGTAGACCCACTGCCCGTCCTCGCGGACGAAGCGGCTGTGCTCTTCCTGACTGTCGGTCTGGCCGTGCGCGGTGTAGTGCGCGCGGAAGGCGACCGTGCCCTCGGTGTGGAAGGCGGTGCCGCCGGTCGCGGCGAGGATCTCCAGGCCGGTCCAGCGCTGCGCGGGGTCGAGTTCGAGGGCCGCGGGGCGGGTCGTAGAGTGCCAGCTGCGCAGCAGATAGGCGGTGTCGCCGACGGCGAAGGCGCTGTAGCGGGAACGCATCAGCCGCTCGGCCGTCGGGGCGGTGGCGCGGCCCTGGTGAAAGGGGGCGCAGCACTCGCCGTACGACGCCTCACGACCGCACGGGCAGGGCGCGTCCTCGGTGATCGTGGGCGGTGCGGGCGGCTGCTGCCGGGTCCGGCGCTTCGGGGATCTCGACGGCTTCTTGGGCTTTGACACGCCACGATTGTGCCGGGTCCGGCGGGGCGGGTCCGCGCCGGGCGAGGTGGCGGCCGATCAGGATCCCCCCACCGTGGCCCATTTGAGGGATTTCCCCGATAAATACTCCATTTGCAGCTTTTCTTGGCTTGATACCGGCGGCGAGGCTGGAAGAACTCACGGTGACCGTCCCCACACCCAGGAGAGAACCCTCATGATTCTGTCCATTTCCGGCGTCGTCCTGCTCGGTGTCATCGTCTTCCTCTTCTTCCGCAAGGACGGCCTGAAGTTGTCCCACGCCCTGATCTGCGCGCTCTTCGGGTTCTACCTCGCGGGCTCGGCCATCGCGCCCAGCATCAAGGCCGGCGGAGCGAGCCTGGCCAGCCTCCTCGGCGGGATCAAGCTCTAGGCACCCCGACCGGGGCAGGCCCTGCCCGCCCTCCCCACCGCGCGACGCCGCCCGTCCCACCGGCCGTCCGGGCCGGTCCGTCCCGTCCGGGCGGCGGCGCGCGAAACCCGCCCCGGCTC is a genomic window containing:
- a CDS encoding RNA-binding S4 domain-containing protein, giving the protein MASDEGTTTARVDSWIWSVRLTKTRSAAAAACRAGHVRVNGERVKPAHGVRPGDEVRLRQAGRERIVVVTRLVRKRVGAPVAVECYVDNSPPAPPREGIAVIAVRDRGAGRPTKRDRRELDQLRGRLGTGPDPDDHP
- a CDS encoding YchJ family protein, which produces MSKPKKPSRSPKRRTRQQPPAPPTITEDAPCPCGREASYGECCAPFHQGRATAPTAERLMRSRYSAFAVGDTAYLLRSWHSTTRPAALELDPAQRWTGLEILAATGGTAFHTEGTVAFRAHYTAHGQTDSQEEHSRFVREDGQWVYVDALPDMP